In one Lasioglossum baleicum chromosome 17, iyLasBale1, whole genome shotgun sequence genomic region, the following are encoded:
- the LOC143217512 gene encoding uncharacterized protein LOC143217512, producing the protein MPADVGQAAPSSTTNLTEVEYLGQRPHWLPLQSAEDVQKFENCPNSDFHSVVGYLHQLRGHSLREAVRACFDDALSDTVALSHTWTGIRGTRPLYKTRIVRAIYEATFRSAAYPKATKADFAEAGKAALKAAKQRAARPSAREPSADALAVADARACWTGCDDDDDDDDKDDDNKDEDDNKDDDDDHCHGNGDVINYVFDDNDDGAVYQYLRTEHGDGTDLEYLEPEYNDT; encoded by the exons ATGCCCGCGGATGTTGGACAGGCCGCGCCGTCCTCAACTACCAACCtgacagag GTCGAGTATCTGGGGCAACGACCGCACTGGCTACCCTTACAGTCTGCAGAGGATGTGCAGAAATTTGAGAATTGTCCCAATAGCGACTTCCACAGTGTC gTTGGGTATTTGCACCAATTACGAGGGCACTCGTTGCGAGAAGCGGTCAGGGCTTGTTTCGACGATGCCCTCTCTGACACAGTGGCATTGTCGCATACATGGACGGGCATCCGTGGAACCCGTCCACTGTATAAAACGCGGATAGTGAGGGCCATCTACG AAGCTACGTTCCGGTCAGCCGCGTATCCAAAGGCTACGAAGGCTGATTTCGCGGAGGCCGGGAAGGCGGCGCTCAAAGCCGCAAAGCAACGGGCGGCACGGCCATCGGCACGTGAACCCTCCGCCGACGCCCTCGCCGTAGCCGACGCCCGCGCTTGCTGGACAGgctgcgacgacgacgacgacgacgacgacaaggaCGACGACAACAAGGACGAAGACGACAAcaaggacgacgacgacgaccactgTCACGGAAACGGCGACGTTATTAACTACGTCTTTGACGATAATGACGATGGTGCCGTCTACCAGTACCTCCGTACCGAACACGGTGACGGCACCGACTTAGAGTACCTCGAACCGGAGTACAACGACACGTGA